One region of Nitrospinaceae bacterium genomic DNA includes:
- the yqaA gene encoding membrane protein, with product MDYFTELGYFGLFVAAFLAATILPLSSEVVLSTLLLNGLPPIALVAIATIGNVLGSLTNYALGYWASLGVIKKWLKISEGEFARAERRFVKYGLFSLCFAWVPVIGDPLTVVAGILRIRLLWFVLLVTAGKLMRYIVVSYLALQVGNNV from the coding sequence ATGGACTATTTCACTGAGCTGGGCTATTTCGGCCTTTTTGTTGCGGCGTTTTTAGCGGCGACAATATTACCCTTAAGCTCTGAAGTGGTTTTAAGCACTTTGTTGTTAAATGGTTTACCACCTATAGCATTAGTTGCTATCGCCACCATTGGAAATGTGTTGGGATCTCTTACGAATTATGCCCTGGGTTATTGGGCTAGCCTGGGGGTCATAAAAAAGTGGCTAAAGATTTCTGAAGGGGAGTTTGCTCGAGCAGAGCGGCGTTTCGTAAAATACGGATTGTTCTCTTTATGTTTTGCCTGGGTGCCTGTCATCGGTGATCCATTAACTGTTGTAGCCGGCATTTTACGCATTCGTTTGTTGTGGTTTGTACTATTGGTTACCGCAGGAAAACTGATGCGCTATATCGTCGTCAGTTATTTAGCACTGCAAGTTGGCAACAATGTTTAA
- a CDS encoding putative pterin-4-alpha-carbinolamine dehydratase 2, giving the protein MVEKTALTEVELEEKLKQMAPEWKSGKNEKGVPYIERVKHAKKYLEGIDFVHQVAELAEANNHHPDIFINYKRITVRYWTHTASGVTLADVQMAQKVDGLF; this is encoded by the coding sequence ATGGTTGAGAAAACAGCATTGACCGAAGTGGAGCTGGAAGAAAAGCTAAAACAGATGGCTCCGGAATGGAAAAGTGGGAAAAATGAAAAGGGCGTTCCCTATATAGAACGGGTGAAGCACGCAAAAAAGTATCTGGAAGGGATCGATTTTGTGCATCAGGTGGCGGAACTCGCCGAAGCAAACAATCACCACCCGGACATTTTCATAAACTACAAGCGAATCACCGTCCGCTACTGGACCCACACGGCAAGCGGCGTCACCCTGGCGGATGTGCAGATGGCACAGAAGGTGGATGGATTGTTTTAA
- the lysA gene encoding diaminopimelate decarboxylase, translating to MKIENVDVRDITLKYGTPVYVYSLEILRQSIAEIKQLSPVTRYAMKASSNVRVLQEMRDQGIKIDAVSVFEVRRALRAGFQSEDICFTSDVFFESNDVRFCLENDIFVNCGTLGMVEEYGRGWRDLRKGSNRISIRINPGEGHGHSKKTNTGGPYSKHGIWHENLDEVKRIAGTYGLIVSGVHMHIGSGGDMEHLKRITGKLVEFAQQFDDLTTINFGGGLPYQYNPELPQEDISEYKNILAERMKVLNSHFGREIVCEIEPGRRFVAGCGYLLGEVRSLNHTFDEHKKRLDYVLTNVGFCHLIRPMAYGSYHPIWFVGDDLGPEQDVIVAGPVCESGDVLTQENEEPVARRLPMPKAGDLMVVGGAGGYGFVMSSNYNTQPLIPEVVVDGNKFTLTRRRQTLDDILQEETDAALRQGLG from the coding sequence ATGAAAATCGAAAATGTTGATGTCCGGGACATCACCCTGAAATACGGGACTCCCGTTTATGTTTACAGCCTGGAAATCCTTCGGCAATCCATTGCCGAGATCAAGCAACTGTCCCCCGTCACCCGATATGCCATGAAGGCCAGCTCCAACGTGCGGGTTTTGCAGGAAATGCGCGACCAGGGAATAAAAATCGACGCCGTCAGTGTATTTGAAGTACGCCGTGCCTTACGGGCAGGCTTTCAGTCAGAAGATATTTGTTTCACCAGCGATGTATTTTTCGAATCCAATGACGTCCGGTTTTGTCTGGAAAACGATATTTTCGTCAACTGCGGAACGTTGGGAATGGTTGAAGAATATGGCCGCGGTTGGAGAGACCTGCGCAAAGGGTCGAACCGGATCTCCATTCGCATCAATCCCGGCGAAGGGCATGGGCACTCCAAAAAAACCAATACCGGAGGTCCGTACAGTAAACACGGAATCTGGCACGAAAACCTGGATGAGGTCAAGCGCATTGCCGGAACTTATGGGCTGATCGTTTCCGGAGTTCACATGCACATCGGCTCCGGAGGCGACATGGAGCATTTAAAGCGCATCACCGGCAAACTGGTGGAATTTGCTCAACAATTTGACGACCTCACAACCATCAATTTTGGCGGCGGCTTGCCTTATCAATACAACCCCGAACTCCCGCAGGAGGATATTTCAGAGTACAAAAATATCCTCGCGGAAAGAATGAAGGTTTTGAACAGCCACTTCGGGAGAGAAATCGTTTGCGAAATCGAACCGGGAAGGCGCTTTGTCGCCGGATGTGGTTATCTGTTGGGCGAGGTGCGTTCGCTCAATCATACCTTTGATGAACACAAAAAACGCCTGGACTATGTGCTGACCAACGTCGGGTTCTGTCATTTGATCCGCCCGATGGCCTACGGGTCGTATCATCCTATCTGGTTCGTGGGGGACGATCTGGGGCCGGAGCAGGACGTCATCGTCGCGGGGCCGGTTTGCGAATCCGGCGATGTGTTGACCCAGGAAAACGAAGAACCCGTTGCCCGCCGGCTTCCCATGCCCAAAGCGGGAGATCTCATGGTGGTGGGCGGGGCAGGGGGCTATGGATTCGTCATGTCGTCCAATTACAACACCCAACCCCTGATCCCCGAGGTGGTGGTGGATGGCAACAAGTTCACACTGACCCGCCGCCGGCAAACGCTGGATGACATTTTGCAGGAAGAAACCGACGCGGCGTTACGGCAAGGCTTGGGGTGA
- a CDS encoding cytochrome b, giving the protein MPNGLLDTIKDRLGLNLLEYDIEEHANSIPYSLGGMTMTSLTLLILSGFLLAQFYTPNPDQANQSMHYLMDQVYLGWFLRGVHFWSAEVMTVTLVLHMLRAFFTASYKNPREITWLTGVVLVILVVNLLFTGTVLKWDQEAYEALDHFLWVVERMGIFGFPLTEAFAQGVPLLNRIYMAHISLLPLILLPVLGLHLFYIKYHKLSPRPDRPEGGRTIKFTQHMAYLNRAGAGIFTVICLLALFIAPPLGEKPVFGLEVTKPPWQFVWLYALENIWVPFLVVAPVTLIMIFLALPFVDRNKETHWKKRPLATFFMVSLIVVMIGLIIWGTVTTMTHEM; this is encoded by the coding sequence ATGCCAAATGGCTTACTGGACACCATCAAGGACCGCCTTGGTCTAAACCTCCTGGAATACGATATCGAGGAACACGCCAACTCCATCCCTTATTCTCTGGGCGGGATGACGATGACATCCCTCACCCTGCTCATCCTCAGCGGGTTTTTGCTGGCGCAGTTTTACACGCCCAACCCGGACCAGGCCAATCAAAGTATGCACTATTTGATGGACCAGGTGTATCTGGGATGGTTCTTAAGAGGCGTTCATTTCTGGTCGGCGGAGGTCATGACGGTGACTCTGGTCCTTCATATGCTTCGGGCCTTTTTCACGGCATCCTATAAAAATCCGCGAGAGATCACCTGGTTGACTGGCGTCGTTCTGGTCATCCTGGTTGTGAACCTTCTGTTCACGGGAACGGTGCTCAAATGGGACCAGGAAGCCTATGAAGCGCTGGACCACTTCCTCTGGGTTGTGGAACGCATGGGGATTTTCGGATTCCCGCTGACCGAAGCTTTCGCTCAAGGAGTTCCGCTTCTCAACCGGATTTATATGGCGCATATCTCTCTATTGCCGTTGATCCTCTTACCCGTTCTGGGTCTGCATCTTTTTTACATAAAGTACCACAAGTTGTCTCCCAGACCCGACCGGCCCGAAGGCGGACGCACGATCAAGTTCACACAGCATATGGCTTATCTCAACCGGGCAGGCGCCGGGATTTTTACGGTGATCTGTCTACTGGCTCTGTTTATCGCCCCGCCCCTGGGAGAAAAGCCGGTATTTGGATTGGAAGTCACCAAACCCCCCTGGCAGTTCGTGTGGCTTTATGCGCTGGAAAATATATGGGTTCCTTTTCTTGTAGTTGCTCCCGTCACGCTCATCATGATTTTTCTGGCCCTCCCATTTGTGGACCGGAACAAAGAGACTCACTGGAAAAAGCGTCCCCTGGCTACCTTCTTTATGGTCTCTCTGATCGTAGTGATGATCGGCCTCATCATCTGGGGCACCGTCACCACCATGACGCACGAGATGTAG
- the speA gene encoding biosynthetic arginine decarboxylase, which yields MKKWSIEESKEHYNIYGWGAGYFDINDKGNVVAQPSLSSKHAIDLKALVDDIQAKGYSLPALLRFSDILKSSITNLATVFQNAIDEYHYQGQYHGVYPIKVNQQRQVVEEIVKFGRPYNIGLEAGSKPELHAILAIMDNPEALLICNGYKDESFIRLALMGQKLGKKVFIVVEKLDEMDLIFQVAQEVGVRPNIGLRIKLVSAGSGRWATSAGEYSKFGLNPMELVEALKIARGYEILDCIQLIHFHLGSQITNIRRIKNSLKEVGRFYSELMREGCNIKYIDVGGGLGVDYDGSRSTYHSSTNYSVQEYANDVVYHLLEICEDEDLPHPHIISESGRAMTAYHSLLVVNVLDVTSFPEWTNHIEIQESDPDVVHEIYDVLESTSNKNLIESWHDAVHLKEEAQNQFLLGMISLEHRALAERIFWGISRKIEKLATRLKFLPDEIKSLKKNLADKYFCNFSVFQSVPDSWAIDHVFPVMPLHRLNEEPDRQATLEDLTCDSDGRIDTFIGNHRGTEKTLRVHALRPGEPYQLGIFLIGAYQEILGDLHNLFGDTNTFHVALKEDGSLSYEQVIEGEDVTDVLDHVQFRADELAGRVAGFLVSSVEKGIFTQKEADDFLSLYKEGLNGYTYLIKPQREKS from the coding sequence ATGAAGAAATGGTCGATTGAAGAATCCAAAGAGCACTACAATATTTACGGCTGGGGTGCGGGATACTTCGATATCAATGACAAGGGGAACGTGGTCGCTCAGCCCAGCCTGAGCAGTAAACATGCGATCGACCTCAAGGCCCTGGTCGATGACATTCAAGCCAAAGGCTATTCCCTGCCGGCTCTTCTCCGCTTTTCCGATATTCTGAAGTCCAGCATCACCAACCTTGCCACGGTGTTCCAAAACGCTATTGACGAATACCACTACCAGGGACAATACCACGGTGTGTACCCGATCAAAGTGAATCAACAGCGCCAGGTGGTGGAGGAAATCGTTAAATTTGGCCGCCCCTACAATATCGGTCTGGAAGCCGGCTCGAAACCAGAGCTACATGCCATCCTCGCCATCATGGACAACCCGGAGGCGTTGTTGATCTGCAACGGCTACAAAGACGAGTCTTTCATCCGGCTTGCCCTGATGGGGCAGAAGCTGGGCAAAAAGGTTTTTATCGTGGTCGAAAAACTCGACGAGATGGATCTGATCTTCCAGGTTGCCCAGGAAGTCGGGGTGCGCCCGAACATCGGGCTTAGAATCAAACTGGTCAGCGCCGGTTCGGGGCGCTGGGCCACATCCGCAGGGGAATACTCCAAGTTCGGATTGAACCCCATGGAGCTGGTGGAGGCTCTGAAAATCGCCAGGGGTTACGAAATTCTCGACTGCATTCAGTTGATTCACTTCCATCTGGGAAGCCAGATCACCAACATCCGCCGCATAAAAAACAGCTTGAAGGAAGTCGGCCGGTTCTATTCGGAGCTGATGCGGGAAGGGTGCAATATCAAATACATCGACGTGGGCGGCGGTCTGGGCGTGGATTACGACGGCTCGCGCTCCACCTATCATTCCAGCACCAACTATTCGGTTCAAGAATACGCCAATGACGTGGTTTACCACCTCCTTGAAATCTGCGAGGATGAAGATCTGCCGCACCCTCATATCATCTCTGAATCGGGACGGGCGATGACCGCCTATCATTCCCTGCTCGTGGTCAATGTTCTGGATGTCACTTCCTTTCCTGAATGGACCAACCATATCGAGATTCAGGAAAGCGACCCAGATGTGGTGCATGAAATTTATGATGTTCTCGAAAGCACTTCCAACAAAAACCTCATCGAATCCTGGCACGATGCGGTTCACTTGAAGGAAGAAGCGCAGAACCAGTTTCTTCTGGGCATGATTTCTCTGGAACACCGGGCTTTGGCGGAACGCATCTTCTGGGGCATCAGCCGCAAAATCGAGAAACTGGCGACCCGGCTGAAGTTTTTACCGGATGAGATCAAATCTCTGAAAAAAAACCTGGCTGATAAATATTTCTGTAATTTTTCAGTGTTTCAATCGGTGCCCGATTCCTGGGCCATCGATCATGTGTTCCCGGTCATGCCCCTGCATCGCTTAAACGAAGAACCCGACCGCCAAGCGACGTTGGAAGACCTCACCTGTGATTCGGATGGACGCATCGACACGTTCATCGGCAACCACCGTGGAACGGAGAAAACCCTGCGCGTTCACGCTCTTAGACCGGGGGAACCCTATCAACTGGGAATTTTCCTGATCGGTGCCTATCAGGAAATTCTCGGCGACCTCCACAACCTGTTTGGAGACACCAACACCTTCCATGTGGCCCTGAAGGAAGACGGGTCCTTGAGCTACGAGCAGGTCATAGAGGGAGAGGATGTCACCGACGTACTGGATCACGTTCAGTTCCGCGCGGATGAACTGGCGGGCCGGGTGGCGGGCTTTCTCGTCAGCAGTGTGGAAAAAGGAATATTTACGCAGAAAGAAGCGGATGACTTCCTTTCCCTTTATAAGGAGGGGCTCAATGGATACACCTATCTGATCAAGCCGCAACGGGAAAAAAGTTAG